A window of the Hordeum vulgare subsp. vulgare chromosome 5H, MorexV3_pseudomolecules_assembly, whole genome shotgun sequence genome harbors these coding sequences:
- the LOC123398688 gene encoding uncharacterized protein LOC123398688 produces the protein MQVPLRGCKEMIAWSISWDNIRGNSGEEDVKLKAAMAGVPYWAEEEDEKKEGLGMSRYWVAAAFKYLPYGTSLYSSGKYV, from the exons GTGCAAGGAGATGATTGCATGGAGCATCTCATGGGATAATATAAGAGGCAACAGTGGAGAAGAAGATGTGAAACTAAAG GCGGCGATGGCGGGAGTTCCATATTGGGCAGAGGAAGAGGACGAGAAGAAAGAAGGCTTGGGCATGAGTCGGTATTGGGTGGCGGCGGCCTTCAAGTACCTGCCCTATGGCACCTCACTCTATAGTAGTGGCAAGTATGTTTGA